The window agatctaagagtTTTTCtttgtacacaaaaggcttatttctttcaaatattgttcccaaatctgtctaaatctgtgttagtgagcacttctactttgccgagataatccatccacctcacaggtgtggcatattcAGATGCTGATTAGTTTTATCACCCATGatactaaggctataatagaaaagtaaaatgtacaataggcaTGTAGGAGGAAAATAGAATACTGAATTCAaagtaccttacagttgtaCTGATTATTTCCATCatcattatttacagtatttgataTCATATGGGAAAAGGTACACAACcttatttgtttaacagtaatttagttttcTTGCGAACGTCACAgaaagtgcttttattttgaagtagcgTACACGGAAGTTGTCTGTTGTGTAGTCTTGCTAGCTTACTGAGATGAGCGTGAGACGCCATCACcgggaaaagtgcttctaaccatagacagttaaagaaagctTCCAACAGACTTCACCGCTCTCAATTGCAAGTCTATGGCGTCGCcttgtccatttctttaactgtctatgggggTGATGCACGGCTCTTCCGGGTGCGGAGCGGTACGGAGGAGAGGCGGCGGCGTTGTTGTGGGTGCAGCATCCAGAGATTCATTCAGAGAAGACGGCGACAATGGCCGAAATATCATTGTATCTCACTAACGTCAATGTGTCGATAGGACAGGCCATGAATGCGACGCAGGTCGGTAAACcgctttttcttttatatttatcacGTTAGCCTTTTGTTTGAATGAATGTGGCTAATGATGTAGCCCAGCTCCTGTAGCTTGTTGTCACTTGTCAGCTGTGTCATGTCGGTCTGCTTGGTCACGATATTACACtagaaatacctttttttttttttttttttcatcaagttaTCCCAGGCCCAGCAGCACAGTTTTTATCCcacccatagaccgttaatatccATTTAGTCTATGATGCCACCGTGCTGCATTGACTAACTGACTCCCTTAAGAAAATAGTCCCATAATAACACACTTGATTGTGATGTCTTCCCAGACTCAGAGCCGTAACCCGGCCGGAGGCTTTGAGAGTGTGGAGCTGGGggtgctgaaagagagagagggacaggagCATCGGGAGAAGGTACCTCGCAGGATCATCCATTTCTCCAGCGGGGAGACCATGGAGGAGTACAGCACCgacgaggaggagggagaggacaAGGAGCTGGAGAGGAAAGACCTGCTGTCCTCCCCGGTCGAACCGGTGAGGGTGAGGAACGCTGGAGGGACGGGGGGGACTCAATGAGGACAAGGGGTTATGATGgaggcagtggtggaatgtaactaagtacatatACTCCAGTACTCTACTTAAGTACATATTTGAGGAACTTTTAATGCCACTTTATACTGCAACTCCACTAcgtttcagagggaaatattgtactttttactacattcaagacagctttagttactttaccaATTAAGATGTTGCACACAAAACagtagtttataaaatgttttattacaacTTAAACTTCCCTATAactacagctgaaatgattagccgattaaacacagaactgattttttttttgccagtttctaaaatgtgatgcttttacttgtaatactttaaaggcattttcctgatgataagtacatatttttatttaagttacattttcgatgcaagacttttacttttaacagagtattttttttttttacagtttggtgAGTAAGGGATCTGAATaattcttccaccactggatagataaaagtgtgtgtgtgtgtgtgtgtgtgtgtaacaaggaATTTGTGTTTACATAAATTTAGTCTATGACTAAAATTCATAAATGTCCTCTTGgctctatgtttttgtgttgcagTCAAAGTTGACCTGGGGTCCatacttttggtttcacatgtGGAGAGCTGCCACATCCACCATCTCAGGTtagtaaacattatttttttggcaaCCTGATGGACCCCGGGCCGGTATCATGAAGCATGATTGTCTATCTTTGAGCTTGACTCAAGTTTTCTGGTATCATAAAGCCGGCGTCACAACCAGGGTAGATCACCACCGCTGAGTTTCCCTGGCCTGGTATTTACCAGTTGTTGCCCGAAAACTCTAATAGTCTCCAGTCAGAATGACGGGTGGAAATAATACCCTCTGCACAATTTGAATTGTGTTAAAATATGCCTGGTGTAGTTGTGTTTAAGGCCTGTATGAATCCACTTCTAGTTCAACAGCGGAAAAAACGGTTCGCGCATGGTGCAAAAGTGTGTCTTCATTATTCATATGTGTATTTTAGGCgcaacatgcaataaaccaatcagtgtcatctcccatcaTCTTTAAAAGTCAggcgtgtttgtaccttggcgagTTTCTATGATGGCAaatttgcaccgtaatatttttatttttattcttttgcatgtttgtgtgcttctgcacatccctgtgtgtgtgtgcgtgtgtgtgtgtgtaacaactaGTGTGCAACAAGTAGTGTGCACGCTTTTTTGTGAACAACTACATATTAGAGAAGAAAAATATTCAATAAAATagattaagaagaaaaaaaaatttagaggcgacccccaccccacccacctcTGGATCTCTCTAAAACTCTTACAGGACAAGAgagaccacaaaacaaaaaatgcacttACAGGTAGTGAATTACAGCAATTTCTTAATCTTATCTGCCATTGTTTGCCTAGCTAAAATAGTGTTGGTTCTAGCTGTGCATTCTTACCACTGATAGCTCCATATCAACTATGTCTATGTATGTCTTAATCCATTGGGACTTAGTGATTGTATGTGGAGGTTTCCAGCGTAAAGCCAGCATCTTCTTGGCAGCAGTGATGCCTGTTAAGAGCATACATATTTTCCAGCTTGTCATCTTTATTAAGGAGGTATCATTCAAAAGTAGCACAGTGGGAGAACATGGTACAGCACAGACCTCACCCCAAAAAAGCTTCACGTCCTTGCATTCCCAATACACATGCATGTATGAGCCTATAAGTCCATCTGAGCAGACGGTACAGCTTGGATATGGTTAACGTTTCATGAGAAAGTTTCTCCTAGGGGTGAGGTAAGTCCTGTGGATATTATTGAAATGGATCTGTTGATGGTCTGGGTTTATCCCAGTCCAGTGAATCACCTTCGCTGTAGCGTTCCAGATCGCCAGACCACCCTAGTAAGATAGGGAGGGTTTTATAAGAGGCATCCCGGTATAAGTGAATACATTTGGGAGACTGAACCTCTTTTTTGCTATTGTACAGAATGGAGTCAAAAGGGTGGGTATTAAGAGGAGAGCCCAATGGTTTTCCATATGCTTTCATAGATGATTGCAGTACAgaaaagtacagaaaaaaagatgttcCAGGCAATTGGTAAGACAGTCTCAGATCATTAAAGTCACAAAGCCCATGTATACCCCTAGAGCTNNNNNNNNNNGATGAGaatgagaccccccccccccagtgagtAGGGAATAGTTGTTGTTGAGTGGACTATCCATGTACCATTTACATGTACTCTTAGATTCTTTCTCAGCAATAAGCCATGTTGAATAGATGAAACTCATTATGGGACCAAattgagggttagggttaggggtttgggttaggtgactcttggtcttcctttcccggggcggtcctcatgtgagccgtTTTTGTTGTAAccctt of the Etheostoma spectabile isolate EspeVRDwgs_2016 chromosome 18, UIUC_Espe_1.0, whole genome shotgun sequence genome contains:
- the LOC116706184 gene encoding LOW QUALITY PROTEIN: protein FAM177A1-like (The sequence of the model RefSeq protein was modified relative to this genomic sequence to represent the inferred CDS: deleted 1 base in 1 codon) yields the protein MGVMHGSSGCGAVRRRGGGVVVGAASRDHSEKTATMAEISLYLTNVNVSIGQAMNATQTQSRNPAGGFESVELGVLKEREGQEHREKVPRRIIHFSSGETMEEYSTDEEEGEDKELERKDLLSSPVEPVRSKLTWGPYFWFHMWRAATSTISACDYLGERMASLFGITSAKYQYAIDEYYRMKKEREEENEENRLSEEAERSFDQLQSPEDEDEPIAMPEQQDVPAALPDVTYQIENENRAPSNTMTVPAIVTAT